In Hermetia illucens chromosome 1, iHerIll2.2.curated.20191125, whole genome shotgun sequence, one genomic interval encodes:
- the LOC119646742 gene encoding uncharacterized protein LOC119646742 — MFPENVHSVNVIEQCLQHSPMFVLFSTNECEGKSSALLNVASNTILRPRIIISNSTLGRILPYVNKNLVSFVIVTNASVDTVLEIVRISLKRLHESRIIFLLNFDPSTEFIQKLVNWCWTYRMINAVISTEDASNRTTNKGMYSLNPFPTLTIEKLPEGSVFEDLFPNKLRDLKSYPIRTVQKYDHPRSFTYTNYKGKKVIGGYLSKTLHSWISIHNASMQVIDDGPRDILNRPLILNFLQNNTIDVAQHFLVADSGNLTTTTSIFLGKMCIIVPQSSPISPHNYLLLPFDRNVWYLIVSIVFYVTFIEGICGLLVYGRFDLGDAFCNVLLCIMYQTLERRSFRFRPFVAIRGQLLILGFILTNLFLGLLSSFLTVVVYERQSNTFEDIDKSGVKLILEEAEFDYFVTVGLIPAKWKHLFAFLDHEELLSHLRNLNDSHGYIIAIDKYEMVHFIEKPLRRKIFYKIPIDFYGMWAGMSIRDDAFFLDSFNKHITRTFDVGLNAKWINDIGRESIEADLVKATPTPQLSYVLINGEHLQLGLYCLIGGLALSLLCFLLEFGYIRVAKRTERHGKNCWHQLGKIFAR; from the coding sequence ATGTTCCCGGAGAATGTTCATAGTGTTAACGTTATCGAGCAGTGTTTGCAACATTCCCCAATGTTTGTTCTGTTTTCGACAAATGAATGTGAAGGTAAAAGCTCGGCGTTACTCAACGTTGCTTCAAATACTATACTAAGGCCAAGGATAATCATATCGAATTCCACTTTGGGGAGAATATTACCGTACGTGAATAAGAATTTAGTATCCTTCGTGATTGTTACGAATGCGAGTGTTGATACGGTTCTGGAAATCGTGCGGATATCATTGAAACGGTTGCATGAGTCCCGGATAATATTTCTACTGAATTTCGACCCCTCGACTGAATTTATCCAAAAGTTGGTTAATTGGTGTTGGACTTATAGAATGATAAATGCTGTGATATCAACCGAGGACGCTTCTAATCGAACCACAAATAAAGGAATGTATTCACTCAACCCATTCCCTACGCTCACAATAGAGAAACTGCCAGAAGGTTCAGTGTTCGAGGACCTTTTTCCGAATAAACTAAGGGACTTAAAAAGCTACCCTATTCGAACAGTACAAAAGTACGACCACCCGAGGTCATTTACGTATACCAATTATAAGGGGAAGAAAGTGATCGGAGGATACCTTTCCAAAACTTTACATTCATGGATATCAATCCACAACGCCAGCATGCAAGTTATAGATGACGGACCTCGAGATATCTTAAATCGACCGTTAATACTGAATTTTCTACAAAATAATACGATTGACGTGGCTCAACACTTTTTGGTAGCCGATAGTGGCAATCTGACTACAACGACATCCATCTTTTTGGGTAAAATGTGCATCATTGTTCCCCAAAGTTCTCCAATTTCTCCACATAACTATTTGCTTCTTCCATTTGATCGGAACGTTTGGTATCTGATAGTTAGCATTGTCTTTTACGTTACATTTATTGAAGGAATTTGTGGCCTTTTGGTTTATGGTAGATTTGACTTGGGAGACGCGTTCTGCAATGTTTTATTGTGCATAATGTATCAAACCCTTGAGCGCAGAAGCTTCAGGTTTCGTCCTTTTGTTGCTATTCGTGGTCAATTACTTATTCTTGGATTCATTCTTACGAATCTTTTCCTGGGATTATTGTCAAGTTTTCTTACAGTTGTAGTTTATGAGCGACAGAGTAATACTTTCGAGGATATCGATAAATCAGGAGTTAAATTAATCCTAGAAGAGGCTGAGTTCGACTACTTTGTGACTGTTGGACTCATACCAGCCAAGTGGAAGCATCTATTTGCCTTTCTGGACCACGAAGAACTTCTGTCCCACTTACGCAATTTAAACGACAGTCATGGCTATATTATAGCAATTGATAAATACGAAATGGTACATTTTATCGAAAAGCCTTTAAGGAGGAAGATATTCTATAAAATTCCAATTGATTTCTATGGGATGTGGGCGGGTATGTCAATCAGGGACGATGCTTTCTTCTTAGATTCCTTTAACAAGCACATAACAAGGACATTTGATGTGGGTCTGAATGCCAAATGGATTAACGATATTGGCCGTGAAAGTATTGAAGCTGACTTGGTGAAAGCTACTCCTACTCCTCAACTTTCATATGTCCTGATAAATGGAGAGCATTTACAACTGGGTTTATATTGTCTAATCGGTGGACTTGCTTTAAGTCTTCTTTGTTTCCTCCTAGAATTCGGATACATTAGAGTAGCTAAGCGCACAGAGAGGCATGGAAAGAATTGTTGGCACCAACTAGGGAAGATTTTTGCAAGATAA